ATTTGTATCTGTTTGCTCAACCCTTCGCTATTAAAATCGGGGTTTGTTATATGTTGGTCTAATGTGGTTTGAAGCCTTTTTAAAAATTCCGTTTCGGTGGAAGTAATTGCTAATTCCGGATTTATTGTTAAGGTATTACTGAAGTGTTTTTGAAGTTTAAAGCGGCTTTCTATCAGTTTTTCTACTCGGATTTTTAATTTTTCGCTACTAAATGGTTTTGTAACATAGGCATCTGCTCCTGTTTTTATACCTTCAATTTCATTAGCATCTCCAACTTTGGCCGTAAGTAGAATTACAGGAATATGACTTGTAAGCGCATTTGTTTTAATATCATGGCACAACGTTATTCCGTCCTGTTCAGGCATCATAATATCACTAATAATTAAATCTGGAAGGTGTTTTCGAGCTTTTTCTATACCTATCTTACCATTGGAGGCTTCTATAATTTGATAGTTATTTGCAAACACAGAAACGATAAATGAGCGAATGTCTAGTTCGTCTTCCACAATGAGCAAGGATGGTTTATCGGTTTTAAATTCAGCAATAGATGCGTTTAAATCTGAATTGAAATTTTCTGGTTCATGGCTAACTTGCCTTTCATCTTTCGTAAACGCATCTTTATTTAAAGGTAGGGAAACGGTAAATTGAATGCGGTCCGATTCCAAATTGTTGGCTATAATACTGCCCTTAGATAGCGTGACCAAATCTCGAACCAAAGCCAAGCCAACACCAACACCATCCGATAATTCATTATTTTGATAAAAACGTTGGAATAGTTTGTTTAAATCTTCTTTTCCAACATGATTACTGGTATTTATAATGGACAATACCAAAACACCTTCTTGATTGCTAGCTTGAAAAATAATATCACTGTGCTTTGGTGCATATTTTATAGCATTGGAAAGTAAGTTAGACGTTACTTTTTCAATTATATCAGTATCAAACCAAACGTCTTTTAAATCAAGAATTTTATATTCAATATTGATATTTTTATGTTTGGCTTTATATTGAAATGCGCTTACAATCTGTTTTAATAAAATGGTTAAATTTCCTTGTGATACCTTCAATTTAATTTGCCCAGAATCTATCATAGAAAGATCCAACATCTGGTTTACCAAATTAAGCAACCGGGTGGCGTTTTGCTTAACCAAGGTCAGTTCTTTCTTATCAGTTTTGGACAGTTCTGGTTTGGCTAATTGATTATCTATGGGGCCAGAAATTAAGGTTAATGGTGTTCTAAATTCGTGAGATATATTAGTATAAAGCTTGGTTTTAAATTCATCTAATTTTTTTAAACGAATGGTTTCAACTTGCTCTAAACGCAATTGATTTTTTACATTCCAACGCCATTTTAAATACAAGTATAAAATATACAACAAGATTATTATTAAAAATACATACATGGTTTTTGCCAAATTTGTAGCGTACCAAGGATCTAAAATGGTGAATATATATGTTGCGGGTGTGGTATTCCAAACGCCATCATAATTACTAGAAATAACTTGAAATTGATATACGTTTGGTGGTAGGTTGGTGTAATGCGCCACATTACTGTTTCCAGAATTTATCCAATTGGCATCATTATTAATTAATTGGTATTTGTATTGATTTCGTTCAGGCTGGGAATAATGTAATGCGGAAAATGTAAACGTCAAGGTGTTTTTGTCATGTTTAAATTCCTGATTATCAATTAAAGCAACAGGTTTGTTGAAAACTTCTAAATTTGTAATAATTGTTTTTGGCTTTATAGGATTCAATTCAAGCTGATTGGGATTAAACCAATTTAAACCTTCTAAACCACCAAAATATAATATACCATTGGAATGTTTGTAGGAAGCACCTGTATTAAATTCATAAGCTTGAAGACCATCATAATTATCATAGTTTTCTATCTCTGAAATCTCACCACCTTCCATTTTTAATTTAGTAATGCCTTTATTGGAACTCAACCAAAGGAAATCATTATTTCCAGGCAGAATTCCATAAATAACATCGTTTAATAAGCCATTGTTTGTGGAATATGTATTAAATGTGTTTCGTTTTGTGTTGAACGATTTTAAACCATTACCATTGGTTCCAACCCAGAGAATAGAATCGTGATAGAATAAAGATTTTATTTTATCGCTTATTTTATCAACTTTCACTAAACTATCTGTGTTTTTATAAAACTTATAAAGCCCATCCGTTTCCGTTCCAATCCAAAAAATACCTGGTTCACCCAATACCATGGTTCGAATATTATTAGTTTCCAAAATGGTGTTTTCTGCATTAATCTGTTTTGTTATGCCGTGTTTCTCATTAAATTGAACGAATCCATGATCTCGTGTAGCCAACCACAAATTGTTAGATCTATCTTTAAGGATTTTCCAAATAGTAAATTGTTCCGTTTCTTGAAAGGATGTGATTTTCCCACTAGCATCCATTTTTTGTAATCCATACGTTTGATGACCAATCCAAAGGTTTCCTTTATCATAATATAGACTCATTATCCTATCGCCTAAAAGGTTAGAGTTGGCAGCTGTATAGGTATAAAAAGTTTGATTTTTTGTATTTACAACCGTTAAACCTTTTCCTGATGTACCCAACCACATATTATTTTTATCATCCACAGTTATGGCACGAATAACATCTACATGGACATTTTGTGGAACTTGATCGTTTGTTAACACATTAAACTTTATTAAAAACTCATCATAATAACTTAAGCCTGCACCATCGGTTCCAAGCCAGATGGTTCCTGTATTATCTTCATATAAGGATATAACATCATTATAATGAAGTGCATATGGATCATTCTTATTTTCTTTGAAATTTTGAATATATTGATTTTTAAAATCTACTAGAAATGCACCTTGTCCATAGGTGGCTATCCATAATCTATTGCGTTTATCAACTAGTAAATCTTGTATTATTAAATTATTTGGAAGCGAAAAAGATGGCTTATTTTTAAAAGGCGCAAACTGATTTTCGTTTTCCGATTTTACAAATAACCCTTTGCCAAAACTACCTAAATACATGGTGTTATTATCCGATTTTGCTAAAGCACTAAAATTGGCTAACGACTCAATTTCTATATATTCATACCCCGTATTCTTAATTTTAAAAACACCTCCTTTTGTAGCCGCCAATAGGCTCTCCTTATCGCCTTTTATAAAATCGTAAATAGTATGATAGGCGTGTTCTGGTTTTAAAAACTGGATGGTATCTGCAGATTGAGAATTGACCTTATATAGTCCGTTATCAAACGTTCCCATATAGAAGTTTTGCTGGTCATCTTGAAAAACGGTACTAACCGCATAATTCGTTATCACGGATTGAAAACTGTCTAGATCCTTATTAAAAAACTGTAATTTTCCCGAATTAGCAATAGCCCATAATTTACCTGATTTATCCACATATAATTTTCCTAGTTTACTAAAGGTGGATCTCGTAACGTCTTCAAACTGAATTTTGTAATAGGAAAATTCGCGACCATTATATTTATTTAGCCCATCTTGCGTAGCGAACCACATAAAGCCAATGCTATCTTGCGCAATGCTAACAACACTATTTTGAGATAAACCTTGCTCTACAGTCAATTCCCGAAATGCCACTTGCTTGTTTGTTTGAGAATAAACAGCACAAGTTCCGATAAAAAACAGAAGCCATTTTAAACAACTCATTTTGATTAAATTAACTATTAAAGTACTAAATGTTTTTGATTGCTTATTGAAACCTGATATATTTATTTTAAATTGATTTATTTATGTGAATTTATAAATTGGCTGTTACGCTTTTAACATAATCCACGACACCATTAAAAGCAAAAAAGGAGAGCAACGCTTCGTTTAATGTAAGCATCTTCTCCTTTTTAAAACCAATTAAAACTATTTTAATAATTTTGTTTTGAGTGTCGTTTTAAATGAATTTTTTGAAATTCTAGTTCAAAATAAAAGTCGACTTATAAGTTTTTAAACCATTCTTCGTATTTATTTCCTAAAATAGGAAGCGGTTTTTGTTTCTCGTTAATGGCATTCATCAAACCCGAAATCCACATAAAAATAATTACAAAAAAGCCAATTACACTAATTAACCAACCTAAAATAGGTATCATACCAATAACACCTATTGCTAAACCTGTTAGGGCTAACCCTAATGATTGTGTAATATGGTACTTGGCAAATTTGTTCTTCTTGTCATTATTCATTACAAAAGCAATTACTAATCCTATAACCGTTAAATAGGCAATAATAGCCATGGATTTACCTTCGGTTATTTCAGATTTTGTACTTGTTGTTGCTACTGTTGCTTCTGCTGTTGGTTCTGATGTTTTCATGGGATATAAATTTTATAATTGATAACTACGTATTTATGTAAACATTTATAAAAGGTTAACAGAATGAGGTGAAAAGTTTAAAAGAATTCCAAAAATTATTAGTCAAAGAGTCTTAATAAGTAATTACACTATTAATGAATGATTAACCACCAAGTATGCATTATAAAAAAACAACTTTAAAGAATTTATAAGTTCTTTAAAGTTGTTAAAAAGTAGAATTAAATAAGCTTCCAAAGTATCTTCAATATATCCTTATGTTATGGTAGATATGTTAAGATCTTGTTTGGATATGCATCCATAGCGCTTTGAATAGTGCTAAAACAACAAGCAGCACCACAGGAGTCATAAAAGCGAATAAAATAGTCGCCACTATCCCTAATAGTTATAATACCATCGCCTGGTGGTAATTCCCCTAATTTTAAATTAATGCTCCCTCCTTCTTGACCTGAAATAGCGCCTAATCCATTATACCAATTTCCTTCAAGTTTTACCTCTGTTGATGTGTGCACTAATAGCGCTCTTATGGAATTCTCCTCATTGTCATTTATAAAAGTATAACTTGCTGTAAGTTCATTGTTATTTATTTCCCAAGATCCATTGGCAAGTATATCCTCACCTTTCATATATTTTACGCCTAAAGAACCGTTTGGGCTAAAATGGAGTTCATAGGAACAGGTTCCTTCAAATTTATGCGTAAAATTACCGTGGAATTTATTTTGTAAAATAAGATTTACACTTTTCTGCCCAGTACTATTTGCTATAATAACTTGAATAGCGTGATTACCTTGTGGTAGAGATTTCGTCCAACTTAAAATGCCTGTATTTGCATTTATGCTTAATCCATCTAAAGGTGTCACCAAAGAAAAAGTACCTACATCACCATTCCAAGTAATATTTGGTGCTGCAGAATTTCCTGCTTCAAAAAAAGTAGCACTTATTGTTGAACTAGGGTAATTAACTATTGGCTCATTAACATTTGGAGTACTAGTGGCTGAATCATCATCTGAACTACATGCTGTAGCAAAAATAAAAAATAGCAACATTGATACGTGCTTAATTTTTGTAGTTGTTTTTTTCATAATTAATGTTTAAAAAATTTATTCGATTATAATTACCTCTTTGTGTAAGTTGTTTTAACAAGTAAACAAACTTTATGAAAATTATATTTAGATGTAATTTTCTTAAGCCTAATCCAAAAGCGTAAAAACCAAAAAGCAACCTTACAGTTAATTCATGGTTATGAACTTTTTAAAGGTTGCTTTTAAATATGTTATTTGCCTAATGCTTACAAGGCTTCCAAAATGGCTTTTTTCATTTTTTCAGCACGTTCTCGAACTTGGTCTTCTGTCCACGATAACTTAATTAAACACGATATATTTCTTGCTATGTAGTGATCTGATTGCTCAAAAGTTTTTGTTTGAAGATACTTCAAACCTTCCTTAACTTCAGGAGAAATAGGATATAAAGATTTTATATCTTTTAAATGATCCCATTTTCTGATGTAATGCCAATTGTTATCAAAGTAGTGAAAGCACGCATCAACTCCTGATTTTTTGAATGCTTTTGAAGCGTTTCTTGCTGCCTCCAAGTCTGGTAAAAAGAAATTTAAAAAGCCATAACTTTCTTCACCACCTTCAGGAACGGTTCTAAATGTAATTTCTGGAATTACCGATAGTGCTTCACGTAAAATGGTATAATATTTTTTTTGAATGGTAACAAAATCATATAGACGTCTTGCTTGAGCCAATCCTACAGCAGCCTGTAATTCTGAAATTCTAAAATTATACCCTAAAAATGGATGCGTTTCTGCACCGCGATCCATACCTTCATGATCGTGACCATGGTCTGTATAATGATCCGCATGTTTAAAATAGGTGTCATTATTAGTAATTACGGCTCCACCTTCACCACAAGTTATTGTTTTTACAAAATCGAATGAAAAACACCCTACATCTCCAATACTACCCAATGGTTTTCCTTTGTACGAACCACCTATGGCTTGGCAAGCATCTTCTATCAATAATAAATTATGTTTTTTACAAATTGCTTGTAAAGCATTCAAATCTGCCATACTACCACACATGTGAACAGGCATAATGGCTTTTGTTTTCGGTGTTATAGCAGCTTCCACTGCTTTGGGATCCAGCGTTAAGGTATCATCTATATCCACTAAAACTGGAATGGCCCCTAACATTATAATGGCCTCAAAGCTTGCTACGAATGTAAAAGTTGGCATAATAACTTCATCTCCAGCTCCAACACCCGTAATTGCCATAGCAACGGAAACAGCAGCTGTACCACTTGATACTAATTGGGCATGATTTACTTGCAATTTTTCTTGAAGTTCGGCCTCCAATTCTTTAGCTTTCCAATGTCCATTTCGCATACCGTCAAAACCGTAACGCATTAAAACACCACTGTCTAAAACGTCATTTACTTCTTTGCGTTCTGCACTTCCAAATAATTCAAATCCTGGCATAATACATATATTTTTTGATGTTCTAAAACTACAACTCTATAATACTATCTGCAATGGGTTTACGGACTTTTTTAAAATCAGCAAACATATCATTTTCTGCACGATACCCTATTGGTAATAATAAAACCGACTTCAAACCTTTTTGACTCAAACCTAATAAATCATCACAAGCTTTTGGATTAAAACCTTCCATTGGACAAGCGTCAATACCTTCCATAGCGCAGACTGTCAAAAGGTTTCCCATAGCCAAATACGATTGGTTTGTTGCCCATGCCTCTATTTGCTCTTGAGGTTTCTTTTCAAAGTCTGAAATTAGGAAATCTTGAAACGGTTGCAATATGGCTTTTGGTGTTTGTCGAATGTTATGAACCCGATTAAAATATTCAGTTACAAAATCTTCATCAATTTCGGTTTGAATACAAAATATTAAAACATGTGATGCTTGTTCTATGTTTTTCTGGTTCATTGCCACTGAAACCAAGTCTTTCTGCAACTGATTATTGCTAACAATGACTAATTTTATGGGTTGTAACCCATAAGAAGTAGCCGTTAAATTAAAAGCTTGTTTAATTACCTCTAATTTTTCCGATGCTACTTTTTTATTAATATCAAACGCTTTTGTGGCATAACGCCATTGTAAATGCTCAATAGTGCTCATAATTACTTCATTGTTTTTGCAAAAATAAGGTAAGTGGGTGTCAACAACTAACAGAAAATAAATTTATTAGCAAGATTTTTAAAAATGTTTTAAAATTTTCAGTTTTTTTCTTTGAAAGAATGAAAAAAGGGTTCTATATTTGCACCCGCAATCAGGATATACCTGATACGGCGCTCAAGGAGAAATGGCAGAGCGGTCGAATGCGGCAGTCTTGAAAACTGTTGAGGGTCACACCTCCGGGGGTTCGAATCCCTCTTTCTCCGCTAGGAATAGCACAAATTCCACCAAAACCCTATAAACACTATGTCTATAGGGTTTTTACTTTTCCCGAAATATCAAAATAGACCATCTAATAACATCCTATAGGTGCACCATTCGGTTCACTATCAAATAATCTTAAACAGTGAACCGAATTTCACCAAACACCCCTAATTACAATGGTTTACAATAGGAAATACGTTATTAATTTTGTATTTTTATAAGGCATTTATAGAGTGAACCGATGTACAATACCTTTTCCATATTATTCTTTCTTCAAAAAAATAGAGTTACTCCTGACGGTAAAGCTCCTATATACTGTCGAATCACAGTAAATGGAAAAAGAGCTCAAACCACTATTCAACGTAAAGTATTATTGGAAAAATGGGATAGTTCCAACGGTAAAGTTATAGGTACTTCTGCAGAATCCAAAGCAATCAATAAGTACATAGATGACGTTAGGTACAAACTAAACAAAATCCATGAACGCCTTTTAGATATTAATAAACCATTCACAGCAATGGCTATTAAGAATCGTTATACTGGAAAGGACCAGGTTACTAAAATGCTCTTAGTAATATTCCAGGCCCATAATGACGAAGTAAACAGCTTAATAGGTAAAGACTTTGCTCCTGGCACTGCCGAACGCTATCGCACCACCAAAAAACATGTACAAGAGTATATCCAAAAAGAATACATGGTTGATGATATTCCAATAAAAAATGTAGACCATAAGTTCATTACCGGTTTAGAGTACTATTTAAAAACCGTACGAAAATGCAGTCATAACACAGCAATCAAATACATCACCAATTTCAAGAAAATTATCCGAATTGCCTACGCTAACGATTGGATAACCAAAGACCCTTTCCTACATTGGAAAGCAAAATTAAAAACCATCGATCGTGAATTCCTGTCGAAAGAAGAGCTTCAAACCGTTATAGACAAAGAATTCGAAATCCCTAGATTGGAATTAGTGAAAGACATATTTATCTTTAGCTGCTTCACAGGACTTGCTTATATTGATGTCAAACAACTCTCGAAAAATGATATAGTAATAGGTATTGATGGAGAGCATTGGATTAAAACGAAAAGAGCAAAGACGCATACGCGAAGTAATATTCCTTTATTACCAATACCGGCCGATATTGTCAGAAAGTATGAAGAACACCCACAAGTTATAAACACCCATAAGTTACTTCCTATATTAAGCAATCAAAAAATGAACTCGTATTTAAAAACGATTGCAGACAGTTGTGCAATCAACAAAAACCTAACCTACCATTTAGCCAGGCACACCTTTGCTACAACCGTAACCTTAACAAATGGAGTTCCTATTGAATCTGTTAGTAAAATGCTTGGGCATAAATCACTCAAAACAACGCAACACTACGCCAAAATTTTAGATAGAAAAGTAAGTGCCGACATGAGCGTCTTAAAATCAATTTTAAGTAAAGAAGAAGCAAGGGTTAAGGAAGCAAAAAACTAGGTAAAACACTCACTTTTATCCATTTACATTAAATTTGGTATATTTATATTCCCAACCCAAATCGCATCATTTATGGATAAGATTAACACCCTTGTTGATGAATATCAAATAAAAATCATCAATTTCCATCAAGACAACCTAAATGAAATAGCTAATTTAAGGCTCCTCATTAACTTAAGCAGCGAATATCTTCAGCTATTAAGATTATCCGTTAGACAAAGGGGGTTCATTTCTGAATCAGATGAAATAAGCTTCTTTAAAAACCTAAAACCTATTGTCAGTGGCCATTTAAAGTACTTCTCTCATGTTCACACCTATTTAATGAATCGCCCCAAGGTAAGTACCTCCAGACAGCGAAAATACATTCATCTCATTTTAGATAAGTTCGAAGCACATAAATCAAGTGAGTTAGAATTCGTAAAATACTACAGACATAAATCTACAAGGTACGATCATATATATTTTGTTAGGGGTTTAAATAGTATTGACATAACAAATAACATAAATCATTTTATCGACCCTGAATTCTCAACAAGTCATGATGATAAAGTGGCGAAAATTATGGCTTACGACTTACTAGTAACTTATTACAAAAACGAACTTATAAAATTAAAATCTCAAAAAAGAATATCTTCTAGACATACACCTCCGTTATTAACTCAAACCTTTTCGTGGACAGCTTCCAAAACAGATTTAGTAGAATTAATGTATGCCATTAATGCCACGGGTGCCGTTCAAAATGGTAATATAGATTTAAAAGTTCTAGCCGAAATCTGTGAATCACTTTTTAACATTAAGCTAGGGAATTTCTACAAAACTTACGGAGAGATTAAAGCACGTGAAGGAGCCCGTACAAAGTTTTTAGATTCCTTGCGGTTATCACTAATAAAGAAAATGGACGAAGACAATAATTAAGCACAAACCCCTCATTAACTTTCATTTTCACGTTATAACTATGCGTTTAACATACCCGCTCCGATTCCTTCTCACCTATGTTAATAAAACGTTAAATTCTTTCGGTATACGTTCGGTACTAACGAAGAAATATCAACAAATTACTCCAAATTTGTTTTACGATGGCCAGATTAATAGCAGCCATCATCTAAAGCGAAAGCTCATGATGATGGCTTTATTAAAGAACCCTGGTTAACATAAAGACAAGCACTAATTAAATAACATCATTATGCCAACAACAATCCTTACCACCGACGATCTCTATCAATTTAAAATGGAATTATTCGACGAGATGAAATCTCTTCTTTCCAATGCCCAACCTTCAAAGAAGTACTTAAGGTCAACAGAAGTCATGAAGCTTCTACAAGTAAGCCCAGGAACGCTTCAAAACCTCCGTGTCAATGGTACCATCCCTTACACAAAATTAGGAGGTATTATTTATTATGACCAAGAAGACATTAACAAGGTTCTCGAAGATAACCGCATGCATCACGTTTAATCACAAATCCCGTGATTGCCGCGACATCTATTTAGTTTATACCAACAACCATTAAACTGGCTTTAAGCCGCATTATGGAATGCATAAAATTTAAGATTAAATCAACATGCCATCAATTAACTACATAAAACATCTAAACGCAGTGTTTCAACAGTTCTCTAAAGACAACAGGTTAAATCCAACCCATGTCAGTTTGTATATGGCATTTTTCCAACTATGGAATCACAACCGGTTTCCAGAACAGTTCCATGTCAATCGGGAAGAAGTAATGAATCTATCCAAAATAGGCTCTAAATCCACCTATCACAGATGCGTAAAGG
Above is a window of Bizionia sp. M204 DNA encoding:
- a CDS encoding hybrid sensor histidine kinase/response regulator transcription factor codes for the protein MSCLKWLLFFIGTCAVYSQTNKQVAFRELTVEQGLSQNSVVSIAQDSIGFMWFATQDGLNKYNGREFSYYKIQFEDVTRSTFSKLGKLYVDKSGKLWAIANSGKLQFFNKDLDSFQSVITNYAVSTVFQDDQQNFYMGTFDNGLYKVNSQSADTIQFLKPEHAYHTIYDFIKGDKESLLAATKGGVFKIKNTGYEYIEIESLANFSALAKSDNNTMYLGSFGKGLFVKSENENQFAPFKNKPSFSLPNNLIIQDLLVDKRNRLWIATYGQGAFLVDFKNQYIQNFKENKNDPYALHYNDVISLYEDNTGTIWLGTDGAGLSYYDEFLIKFNVLTNDQVPQNVHVDVIRAITVDDKNNMWLGTSGKGLTVVNTKNQTFYTYTAANSNLLGDRIMSLYYDKGNLWIGHQTYGLQKMDASGKITSFQETEQFTIWKILKDRSNNLWLATRDHGFVQFNEKHGITKQINAENTILETNNIRTMVLGEPGIFWIGTETDGLYKFYKNTDSLVKVDKISDKIKSLFYHDSILWVGTNGNGLKSFNTKRNTFNTYSTNNGLLNDVIYGILPGNNDFLWLSSNKGITKLKMEGGEISEIENYDNYDGLQAYEFNTGASYKHSNGILYFGGLEGLNWFNPNQLELNPIKPKTIITNLEVFNKPVALIDNQEFKHDKNTLTFTFSALHYSQPERNQYKYQLINNDANWINSGNSNVAHYTNLPPNVYQFQVISSNYDGVWNTTPATYIFTILDPWYATNLAKTMYVFLIIILLYILYLYLKWRWNVKNQLRLEQVETIRLKKLDEFKTKLYTNISHEFRTPLTLISGPIDNQLAKPELSKTDKKELTLVKQNATRLLNLVNQMLDLSMIDSGQIKLKVSQGNLTILLKQIVSAFQYKAKHKNINIEYKILDLKDVWFDTDIIEKVTSNLLSNAIKYAPKHSDIIFQASNQEGVLVLSIINTSNHVGKEDLNKLFQRFYQNNELSDGVGVGLALVRDLVTLSKGSIIANNLESDRIQFTVSLPLNKDAFTKDERQVSHEPENFNSDLNASIAEFKTDKPSLLIVEDELDIRSFIVSVFANNYQIIEASNGKIGIEKARKHLPDLIISDIMMPEQDGITLCHDIKTNALTSHIPVILLTAKVGDANEIEGIKTGADAYVTKPFSSEKLKIRVEKLIESRFKLQKHFSNTLTINPELAITSTETEFLKRLQTTLDQHITNPDFNSEGLSKQIQISRTQLHRKLKAITGMTTSEFLRSQRLKLSLELLKTSDATMAEIAYQVGFNSPSYFTKCFKDVYGCTPNEYLLNI
- a CDS encoding DUF4870 domain-containing protein; translation: MKTSEPTAEATVATTSTKSEITEGKSMAIIAYLTVIGLVIAFVMNNDKKNKFAKYHITQSLGLALTGLAIGVIGMIPILGWLISVIGFFVIIFMWISGLMNAINEKQKPLPILGNKYEEWFKNL
- a CDS encoding DegT/DnrJ/EryC1/StrS aminotransferase family protein, with amino-acid sequence MPGFELFGSAERKEVNDVLDSGVLMRYGFDGMRNGHWKAKELEAELQEKLQVNHAQLVSSGTAAVSVAMAITGVGAGDEVIMPTFTFVASFEAIIMLGAIPVLVDIDDTLTLDPKAVEAAITPKTKAIMPVHMCGSMADLNALQAICKKHNLLLIEDACQAIGGSYKGKPLGSIGDVGCFSFDFVKTITCGEGGAVITNNDTYFKHADHYTDHGHDHEGMDRGAETHPFLGYNFRISELQAAVGLAQARRLYDFVTIQKKYYTILREALSVIPEITFRTVPEGGEESYGFLNFFLPDLEAARNASKAFKKSGVDACFHYFDNNWHYIRKWDHLKDIKSLYPISPEVKEGLKYLQTKTFEQSDHYIARNISCLIKLSWTEDQVRERAEKMKKAILEAL
- a CDS encoding NAD(P)H-dependent oxidoreductase, whose translation is MSTIEHLQWRYATKAFDINKKVASEKLEVIKQAFNLTATSYGLQPIKLVIVSNNQLQKDLVSVAMNQKNIEQASHVLIFCIQTEIDEDFVTEYFNRVHNIRQTPKAILQPFQDFLISDFEKKPQEQIEAWATNQSYLAMGNLLTVCAMEGIDACPMEGFNPKACDDLLGLSQKGLKSVLLLPIGYRAENDMFADFKKVRKPIADSIIEL
- a CDS encoding site-specific integrase, encoding MYNTFSILFFLQKNRVTPDGKAPIYCRITVNGKRAQTTIQRKVLLEKWDSSNGKVIGTSAESKAINKYIDDVRYKLNKIHERLLDINKPFTAMAIKNRYTGKDQVTKMLLVIFQAHNDEVNSLIGKDFAPGTAERYRTTKKHVQEYIQKEYMVDDIPIKNVDHKFITGLEYYLKTVRKCSHNTAIKYITNFKKIIRIAYANDWITKDPFLHWKAKLKTIDREFLSKEELQTVIDKEFEIPRLELVKDIFIFSCFTGLAYIDVKQLSKNDIVIGIDGEHWIKTKRAKTHTRSNIPLLPIPADIVRKYEEHPQVINTHKLLPILSNQKMNSYLKTIADSCAINKNLTYHLARHTFATTVTLTNGVPIESVSKMLGHKSLKTTQHYAKILDRKVSADMSVLKSILSKEEARVKEAKN
- a CDS encoding RteC domain-containing protein, producing MDKINTLVDEYQIKIINFHQDNLNEIANLRLLINLSSEYLQLLRLSVRQRGFISESDEISFFKNLKPIVSGHLKYFSHVHTYLMNRPKVSTSRQRKYIHLILDKFEAHKSSELEFVKYYRHKSTRYDHIYFVRGLNSIDITNNINHFIDPEFSTSHDDKVAKIMAYDLLVTYYKNELIKLKSQKRISSRHTPPLLTQTFSWTASKTDLVELMYAINATGAVQNGNIDLKVLAEICESLFNIKLGNFYKTYGEIKAREGARTKFLDSLRLSLIKKMDEDNN
- a CDS encoding helix-turn-helix domain-containing protein gives rise to the protein MPTTILTTDDLYQFKMELFDEMKSLLSNAQPSKKYLRSTEVMKLLQVSPGTLQNLRVNGTIPYTKLGGIIYYDQEDINKVLEDNRMHHV